A section of the Castanea sativa cultivar Marrone di Chiusa Pesio chromosome 12, ASM4071231v1 genome encodes:
- the LOC142619894 gene encoding C-type lectin receptor-like tyrosine-protein kinase At1g52310 isoform X1, with translation MVPNLFVVLALICCAVLHVQASVTAFNGSGRGDSVDPGSEAGTSVSPCPTGWVIGPNKSKCFSYMGSPQSWKESENECKRNGGHLAALTSFQELDFAHRLCNDVVNSCWVGGRVVNSTTGFGWKWSDNTSYWNESIRSGTNFQFNCTSSPCPANNSFDLCTLVTKGSTSFTIERCNKSHAFICMLDIGDICSHMHCHKEYLIILAVVSGLILCTTLAVVVWLLACKRSKKRRRSRKLSNPAASALVPPSWKVFTKEELKSITKNFSEGNRLLGDAKTGGTYSGLLPEGSRVAVKRLKRSSFQRKKEFYSEIGRVARLHHPNLVAVKGCCYDHGDRYIVYEFIVNGPLDRWLHHIPRGGRSLDWAMRMKIATTLAQGIAFLHDKVKPHVVHRDIRASNVLLDEEFGAHLMGVGLSKFVPYEVMHERTVMAGGTYGYLAPEFVYRNELTTKSDVYSFGVLLLEIVTGRRPAQAVDSVGWQSIFEWATPLVQAHRYPDLLDPHITSSSSDIPEAGVIQKVVDLVYACTQHVPSMRPRMSHVVHQLQQLAQPPIVK, from the exons CACCCTGTCCTACTGGTTGGGTTATTGGACCAAATAAGAGTAAATGCTTTAGTTATATGGGAAGTCCCCAGTCATGGAAGGAATCTGAGAACGAATGCAAGCGTAATGGTGGGCATTTGGCAGCATTAACATCATTTCAAGAGTTAGACTTTGCTCATAGACTATGTAATGATGTTGTCAATAGCTGTTGGGTTGGAGGAAGAGTTGTTAACTCAACTACTGGCTTCGGTTGGAAGTGGTCCGATAATACTTCATATTGGAATGAGTCCATCCGTTCTGgaacaaattttcaattcaattgCACCAGTTCACCCTGTCCTGCCAataattcatttgatttatGTACATTGGTGACTAAAGGATCAACTTCATTCACTATTGAGAGATGCAACAAGTCTCATGCTTTTATATGCATGCTTGATATAG GGGACATATGCTCTCACATGCACTGCCACAAGGAATATCTTATCATCCTTGCAGTTGTTAGTGGGTTGATCCTCTGCACCACATTAGCTGTAGTAGTTTGGCTTCTTGCATGCAAGCGGAGCAAGAAGCGTAGACGGTCTCGGAAACTATCTAATCCAGCAGCATCTGCATTAGTCCCTCCTTCATGGAAAGTCTTCACCAAAGAGGAACTGAAGTCAATTACAAAGAACTTCAGTGAAGGAAATCGTCTGCTTGGAGATGCCAAGACAGGTGGCACGTATAGTGGCCTTCTACCTGAAGGTTCAAGGGTGGCAGTTAAAAGGTTGAAGAGGTCTAGCTTTCAGAGGAAAAAGGAGTTCTATTCTGAAATTGGAAGGGTTGCAAGGCTTCACCATCCAAATTTGGTGGCTGTGAAAGGATGCTGCTATGATCATGGTGACCGGTACATAGTTTATGAGTTCATAGTTAATGGGCCCTTAGATAGATGGCTACACCACATACCAAGGGGAGGTCGGAGCTTAGATTGGGCTATGAGAATGAAAATTGCCACAACCCTTGCTCAAGGAATTGC GTTCCTGCATGACAAGGTGAAGCCCCATGTTGTGCATCGAGATATACGAGCCAGTAATGTACTGCTTGATGAAGAGTTTGGGGCACATTTGATGGGGGTTGGCCTTTCAAAGTTTGTACCATATGAAGTAATGCATGAGCGTACTGTTATGGCTGGAGGCACATATGGATACCTTGCCCCAGAATTTGTGTACAGAAATGAGCTTACAACAAAGAGTGATGTTTATAGCTTTGGTGTGCTGCTGCTTGAAATTGTGACAGGGCGTAGGCCTGCTCAGGCAGTTGATTCAGTAGGTTGGCAGAGTATATTTGAGTGGGCTACACCTCTGGTTCAGGCTCATCGATACCCAGATCTCTTGGATCCTCATATAACTTCTTCTTCATCTGATATTCCAGAAGCTGGTGTCATTCAGAAGGTTGTGGACCTCGTTTATGCTTGTACACAACATGTGCCATCTATGCGCCCGAGAATGTCTCATGTTGTTCATCAGCTACAACAGTTGGCCCAACCACCTATTGTAAAATGA
- the LOC142619894 gene encoding C-type lectin receptor-like tyrosine-protein kinase At1g52310 isoform X3: MVPNLFVVLALICCAVLHVQASVTAFNGSGRGDSVDPGSEAAPCPTGWVIGPNKSKCFSYMGSPQSWKESENECKRNGGHLAALTSFQELDFAHRLCNDVVNSCWVGGRVVNSTTGFGWKWSDNTSYWNESIRSGTNFQFNCTSSPCPANNSFDLCTLVTKGSTSFTIERCNKSHAFICMLDIGDICSHMHCHKEYLIILAVVSGLILCTTLAVVVWLLACKRSKKRRRSRKLSNPAASALVPPSWKVFTKEELKSITKNFSEGNRLLGDAKTGGTYSGLLPEGSRVAVKRLKRSSFQRKKEFYSEIGRVARLHHPNLVAVKGCCYDHGDRYIVYEFIVNGPLDRWLHHIPRGGRSLDWAMRMKIATTLAQGIAFLHDKVKPHVVHRDIRASNVLLDEEFGAHLMGVGLSKFVPYEVMHERTVMAGGTYGYLAPEFVYRNELTTKSDVYSFGVLLLEIVTGRRPAQAVDSVGWQSIFEWATPLVQAHRYPDLLDPHITSSSSDIPEAGVIQKVVDLVYACTQHVPSMRPRMSHVVHQLQQLAQPPIVK, translated from the exons CACCCTGTCCTACTGGTTGGGTTATTGGACCAAATAAGAGTAAATGCTTTAGTTATATGGGAAGTCCCCAGTCATGGAAGGAATCTGAGAACGAATGCAAGCGTAATGGTGGGCATTTGGCAGCATTAACATCATTTCAAGAGTTAGACTTTGCTCATAGACTATGTAATGATGTTGTCAATAGCTGTTGGGTTGGAGGAAGAGTTGTTAACTCAACTACTGGCTTCGGTTGGAAGTGGTCCGATAATACTTCATATTGGAATGAGTCCATCCGTTCTGgaacaaattttcaattcaattgCACCAGTTCACCCTGTCCTGCCAataattcatttgatttatGTACATTGGTGACTAAAGGATCAACTTCATTCACTATTGAGAGATGCAACAAGTCTCATGCTTTTATATGCATGCTTGATATAG GGGACATATGCTCTCACATGCACTGCCACAAGGAATATCTTATCATCCTTGCAGTTGTTAGTGGGTTGATCCTCTGCACCACATTAGCTGTAGTAGTTTGGCTTCTTGCATGCAAGCGGAGCAAGAAGCGTAGACGGTCTCGGAAACTATCTAATCCAGCAGCATCTGCATTAGTCCCTCCTTCATGGAAAGTCTTCACCAAAGAGGAACTGAAGTCAATTACAAAGAACTTCAGTGAAGGAAATCGTCTGCTTGGAGATGCCAAGACAGGTGGCACGTATAGTGGCCTTCTACCTGAAGGTTCAAGGGTGGCAGTTAAAAGGTTGAAGAGGTCTAGCTTTCAGAGGAAAAAGGAGTTCTATTCTGAAATTGGAAGGGTTGCAAGGCTTCACCATCCAAATTTGGTGGCTGTGAAAGGATGCTGCTATGATCATGGTGACCGGTACATAGTTTATGAGTTCATAGTTAATGGGCCCTTAGATAGATGGCTACACCACATACCAAGGGGAGGTCGGAGCTTAGATTGGGCTATGAGAATGAAAATTGCCACAACCCTTGCTCAAGGAATTGC GTTCCTGCATGACAAGGTGAAGCCCCATGTTGTGCATCGAGATATACGAGCCAGTAATGTACTGCTTGATGAAGAGTTTGGGGCACATTTGATGGGGGTTGGCCTTTCAAAGTTTGTACCATATGAAGTAATGCATGAGCGTACTGTTATGGCTGGAGGCACATATGGATACCTTGCCCCAGAATTTGTGTACAGAAATGAGCTTACAACAAAGAGTGATGTTTATAGCTTTGGTGTGCTGCTGCTTGAAATTGTGACAGGGCGTAGGCCTGCTCAGGCAGTTGATTCAGTAGGTTGGCAGAGTATATTTGAGTGGGCTACACCTCTGGTTCAGGCTCATCGATACCCAGATCTCTTGGATCCTCATATAACTTCTTCTTCATCTGATATTCCAGAAGCTGGTGTCATTCAGAAGGTTGTGGACCTCGTTTATGCTTGTACACAACATGTGCCATCTATGCGCCCGAGAATGTCTCATGTTGTTCATCAGCTACAACAGTTGGCCCAACCACCTATTGTAAAATGA
- the LOC142619894 gene encoding C-type lectin receptor-like tyrosine-protein kinase At1g52310 isoform X2, with amino-acid sequence MVPNLFVVLALICCAVLHVQASVTAFNGSGRGDSVDPGSEAGTTPCPTGWVIGPNKSKCFSYMGSPQSWKESENECKRNGGHLAALTSFQELDFAHRLCNDVVNSCWVGGRVVNSTTGFGWKWSDNTSYWNESIRSGTNFQFNCTSSPCPANNSFDLCTLVTKGSTSFTIERCNKSHAFICMLDIGDICSHMHCHKEYLIILAVVSGLILCTTLAVVVWLLACKRSKKRRRSRKLSNPAASALVPPSWKVFTKEELKSITKNFSEGNRLLGDAKTGGTYSGLLPEGSRVAVKRLKRSSFQRKKEFYSEIGRVARLHHPNLVAVKGCCYDHGDRYIVYEFIVNGPLDRWLHHIPRGGRSLDWAMRMKIATTLAQGIAFLHDKVKPHVVHRDIRASNVLLDEEFGAHLMGVGLSKFVPYEVMHERTVMAGGTYGYLAPEFVYRNELTTKSDVYSFGVLLLEIVTGRRPAQAVDSVGWQSIFEWATPLVQAHRYPDLLDPHITSSSSDIPEAGVIQKVVDLVYACTQHVPSMRPRMSHVVHQLQQLAQPPIVK; translated from the exons CACCCTGTCCTACTGGTTGGGTTATTGGACCAAATAAGAGTAAATGCTTTAGTTATATGGGAAGTCCCCAGTCATGGAAGGAATCTGAGAACGAATGCAAGCGTAATGGTGGGCATTTGGCAGCATTAACATCATTTCAAGAGTTAGACTTTGCTCATAGACTATGTAATGATGTTGTCAATAGCTGTTGGGTTGGAGGAAGAGTTGTTAACTCAACTACTGGCTTCGGTTGGAAGTGGTCCGATAATACTTCATATTGGAATGAGTCCATCCGTTCTGgaacaaattttcaattcaattgCACCAGTTCACCCTGTCCTGCCAataattcatttgatttatGTACATTGGTGACTAAAGGATCAACTTCATTCACTATTGAGAGATGCAACAAGTCTCATGCTTTTATATGCATGCTTGATATAG GGGACATATGCTCTCACATGCACTGCCACAAGGAATATCTTATCATCCTTGCAGTTGTTAGTGGGTTGATCCTCTGCACCACATTAGCTGTAGTAGTTTGGCTTCTTGCATGCAAGCGGAGCAAGAAGCGTAGACGGTCTCGGAAACTATCTAATCCAGCAGCATCTGCATTAGTCCCTCCTTCATGGAAAGTCTTCACCAAAGAGGAACTGAAGTCAATTACAAAGAACTTCAGTGAAGGAAATCGTCTGCTTGGAGATGCCAAGACAGGTGGCACGTATAGTGGCCTTCTACCTGAAGGTTCAAGGGTGGCAGTTAAAAGGTTGAAGAGGTCTAGCTTTCAGAGGAAAAAGGAGTTCTATTCTGAAATTGGAAGGGTTGCAAGGCTTCACCATCCAAATTTGGTGGCTGTGAAAGGATGCTGCTATGATCATGGTGACCGGTACATAGTTTATGAGTTCATAGTTAATGGGCCCTTAGATAGATGGCTACACCACATACCAAGGGGAGGTCGGAGCTTAGATTGGGCTATGAGAATGAAAATTGCCACAACCCTTGCTCAAGGAATTGC GTTCCTGCATGACAAGGTGAAGCCCCATGTTGTGCATCGAGATATACGAGCCAGTAATGTACTGCTTGATGAAGAGTTTGGGGCACATTTGATGGGGGTTGGCCTTTCAAAGTTTGTACCATATGAAGTAATGCATGAGCGTACTGTTATGGCTGGAGGCACATATGGATACCTTGCCCCAGAATTTGTGTACAGAAATGAGCTTACAACAAAGAGTGATGTTTATAGCTTTGGTGTGCTGCTGCTTGAAATTGTGACAGGGCGTAGGCCTGCTCAGGCAGTTGATTCAGTAGGTTGGCAGAGTATATTTGAGTGGGCTACACCTCTGGTTCAGGCTCATCGATACCCAGATCTCTTGGATCCTCATATAACTTCTTCTTCATCTGATATTCCAGAAGCTGGTGTCATTCAGAAGGTTGTGGACCTCGTTTATGCTTGTACACAACATGTGCCATCTATGCGCCCGAGAATGTCTCATGTTGTTCATCAGCTACAACAGTTGGCCCAACCACCTATTGTAAAATGA